A genomic segment from Amphiprion ocellaris isolate individual 3 ecotype Okinawa chromosome 17, ASM2253959v1, whole genome shotgun sequence encodes:
- the ube2l3a gene encoding ubiquitin-conjugating enzyme E2 L3a: MTTTRRLCKELDDLRKSGMKHFRNIIVDESNILAWQGLIVPDCPPYDKGAFRIEIVFPAEYPFKPPKITFKTKIYHPNIDEKGQVCLPIISVENWKPATRTCQVIQCLIALVNIPQPEHPLRADLAEEYTKDRAKFMKNAEEFTKKHSEKRPVD; this comes from the exons ATGACTACGACCAGGAGACTATGCAAG gaGCTCGACGACCTTCGCAAATCTGGGATGAAGCATTTCCGCAACATTATAGTGGATGAGTCAAATATTTTGGCCTGGCAGGGCCTTATTGTTCCT GACTGTCCTCCATATGACAAAGGAGCTTTTCGGATTGAGATTGTCTTCCCCGCTGAGTACCCCTTCAAGCCGCCCAAGATCACCTTCAAGACAAAAATCTATCATCCCAACATTGACGAGAAGGGCCAAGTTTGCCTGCCCATCATCAGCGTGGAGAACTGGAAGCCAGCCACGAGGACCTGCCAAG TGATTCAGTGTCTGATCGCTCTGGTGAACATCCCTCAGCCGGAGCATCCGCTGAGGGCCGACCTGGCAGAGGAATACACTAAAGATCGTGCCAAGTTCATGAAGAACGCAGAAGagttcacaaagaaacacagtgaaaaGCGACCTGTGGACTGA